Proteins encoded by one window of Kwoniella dejecticola CBS 10117 chromosome 7, complete sequence:
- a CDS encoding acyl-CoA thioesterase II, producing MAPFARLTDLVAVTPHPSVSDSALSTPLWVPSGARGVFGGQVIAQSLAAATRTITSPFGLHSMHCYFLLPALASPDIQYQVERLRDGKSYSNRLVRAYQGEREVFVLLASYTIPPTTLPGNFRTALAGSAPSLRQQDKMKVSHTLRFSLSQSDNKTGPGKGKTTASNVQAKYQTPFPKNLRPYHDCYAEEDRWQRFFDERCQDWSEARKRFLQEYIRERRESPVGISRARFVGRESSQYADAEDGAQHTRMSWLRARLDASDKPDTETVKAMIAYMSDFQFIGTASRSVGMHQSSTPRIGMLASLDHSIHFYPFPDNFDPSAPLLHVMESQSVDIASGRGVVQGRIYTQEGVLIAVTAQEGVVRADLRGLEARGLVEGGAVGEDSDDHHKKREAKL from the exons ATGGCTCCATTTGCTCGGCTAACCGATCTTGTAGCAGTCACGCCTCATCCCTCCGTGTCCGACTCCGCTCTATCAACGCCGTTATGGGTACCCTCCGGAGCTAGGGGTGTCTTCGGCGGTCAAGTCATCGCTCAGTCACTTGCAGCTGCAACTCGTACGATCACTTCGCCGTTCGGTCTTCACAGTATGCATTGCTACTTCTTACTACCAGCTTTGGCTAGTCCAGATATACAGTACCAGGTGGAGCGACTCAGGGATGGGAAAAGCTATTCGAATAGACTGGTGAGGGCTtatcaaggggaaagagaggtCTTTGTTCTATTGGCAAGTTATACGATACCCCCAACCACCCTTCCTGGCAACTTCCGCACTGCACTAGCGGGATCAGCACCGAGCTTGAGGCAACAGGACAAGATGAAAGTATCCCACACACTGCGCTTTTCACTGTCCCAATCCGACAATAAAACAGGCCCAGGCAAAGGGAAGACAACGGCTTCGAACGTTCAAGCCAAATATCAAACCCCCTTCCCGAAAAATCTTAGACCTTATCATGATTGCTACGCGGAAGAGGATCGATGGCAGCGGTTCTTCGATGAGAGATGTCAAGACTGGtcagaagcaagaaagcGGTTCTTGCAGGAGTATATACGA GAACGAAGAGAATCACCTGTCGGCATATCAAGAGCGAGATTCGTCGGGCGCGAGTCGTCGCAGTATGCAGACGCAGAGGATGGAGCGCAGCACACGCGCATGAGCTGGTTGCGGGCACGGCTTGACGCGTCTGATAAACCTGACACTGAGACTGTGAAG GCTATGATTGCCTATATGTCGGATTTTCAATTCATCGGCACTGCTTCGCGGTCCGTGGGAATGCACCAAAGCTCTACCCCGCGTATCGGCATGCTCGCTTCCCTTGACCATTCAATACATTTCTACCCATTCCCTGACAACTTTGATCCTTCAGCACCACTATTGCACGTCATGGAGTCCCAAAGTGTAGATATAGCGAGTGGCCGAGGGGTCGTGCAGGGCAGGATATACACTCAAGAAGGTGTTCTGATAGCTGTCACTGCTCAGGAGGGTGTCGTCAGAGCCGATCTAAGGGGATTAGAAGCGCGAGGTTTAGTCGAGGGCGGCGCGGTAGGCGAGGATAGTGATGACCACCataagaagagggaagcAAAACTATAG